One segment of SAR324 cluster bacterium DNA contains the following:
- a CDS encoding CPBP family glutamic-type intramembrane protease: MMPSYWETTRSPYASVLLALPLLVCYEILLLLSDTGGAWQIRNAMDVWVRYVFQAFEIRPQHVTFVLIGILIGALVWLRLKRPEIGLPLNYAGILLLEAFIYSTVLGVLVNLLLYSSVLDLLIGNQSAQKLALSIGAGLYEEFVFRVLLLNGLFFGLHSILRSTVLTAVIAILSASFLFALAHYVGSLGDDFDLHSFLFRWVAGLLFTVLYFVRGFAVTAYTHALYDIHVLL, translated from the coding sequence ATGATGCCTTCCTACTGGGAGACGACTAGGAGCCCCTATGCCTCTGTGCTTCTAGCCTTACCCCTATTGGTTTGCTACGAAATCCTATTGCTTTTGAGTGACACGGGAGGAGCCTGGCAGATCCGCAACGCGATGGATGTTTGGGTGCGATACGTGTTTCAGGCGTTTGAAATTCGGCCACAACATGTGACCTTTGTTTTGATCGGTATTCTGATTGGTGCTCTCGTCTGGCTTCGATTGAAAAGACCTGAGATCGGCTTGCCACTAAATTATGCCGGGATCTTACTTCTAGAGGCCTTTATTTACAGCACGGTCCTAGGAGTTTTGGTGAACCTACTCTTATACTCGAGTGTTTTAGATCTGTTGATTGGTAACCAGTCAGCTCAAAAACTCGCCCTCTCGATTGGTGCGGGGTTATACGAAGAATTTGTTTTTCGAGTGCTGCTGTTGAATGGGTTGTTTTTTGGGTTACACTCCATTTTGCGGAGTACGGTTTTAACAGCTGTGATTGCGATCCTCTCCGCCTCATTTCTCTTTGCCTTAGCTCATTATGTAGGTAGTCTGGGAGATGACTTTGATTTGCATAGCTTCCTGTTTCGCTGGGTAGCTGGTTTATTGTTCACAGTACTTTATTTTGTGCGTGGATTTGCGGTGACTGCCTACACTCATGCCCTTTATGATATTCACGTATTGCTCTGA
- the tsaD gene encoding tRNA (adenosine(37)-N6)-threonylcarbamoyltransferase complex transferase subunit TsaD produces MTKNALGLGIDTTFDDTSVAILRGHQEILANLTLSQYRDHAEFGGVVPERAARKHLEVIHALIDEACRKADVKLEDLDYIAVSNLPGLLGALIVGVMVAKTLAFSLKIPLIGLNHVEAHPYAGVLSGQLFQYPILHLVVAGGHTLLMHARDHFDYEIVGRSMDDAAGECVDKVAKLFGYPMPGGPVVDRFAIGNPGNSYDFPSPRIHEPDFDFSFSGLKTALLRFKEQEPEKAKRDEPEVLACFFRSVARVLIHKTFRALDTYCLKRLSVSGGLAASKFLREAFEEEAKKQGIELWYPPPKLCTDNAAMVTCLASYRHAAGLFDDLLMDAHPNLLS; encoded by the coding sequence TTGACTAAAAATGCCTTGGGACTTGGGATTGATACAACATTTGATGATACATCAGTTGCAATCCTGCGCGGGCACCAAGAAATTCTGGCAAACCTGACATTATCTCAATATCGGGACCATGCAGAATTTGGAGGGGTTGTTCCAGAGCGAGCAGCCCGTAAACACCTCGAAGTGATTCATGCTTTGATCGATGAGGCATGTCGTAAAGCAGATGTGAAGTTAGAAGACCTTGACTACATTGCTGTTAGTAATTTGCCAGGATTACTTGGAGCTCTTATAGTTGGAGTGATGGTCGCCAAAACACTTGCGTTCTCATTAAAGATCCCTCTCATTGGTCTGAACCACGTTGAAGCGCATCCCTACGCAGGTGTTCTCTCAGGCCAACTCTTTCAGTATCCAATATTACATTTGGTAGTTGCTGGAGGACACACTCTTCTGATGCATGCAAGAGATCACTTCGATTACGAAATTGTTGGTCGAAGTATGGATGATGCAGCGGGAGAATGTGTGGACAAGGTTGCGAAACTATTTGGATATCCAATGCCGGGAGGGCCAGTTGTAGACCGTTTTGCTATTGGAAATCCAGGAAACAGTTACGATTTCCCAAGCCCTCGCATTCATGAACCAGATTTTGATTTTTCATTCAGTGGGCTAAAGACAGCACTTCTGAGGTTTAAAGAACAAGAGCCCGAAAAAGCAAAACGAGATGAACCCGAAGTATTGGCCTGCTTTTTTAGAAGTGTGGCTCGAGTGTTGATTCATAAGACGTTCCGAGCTTTAGACACCTACTGCTTGAAACGCCTCTCAGTTTCTGGTGGCTTGGCAGCCAGTAAATTTCTAAGAGAAGCCTTTGAGGAGGAAGCAAAAAAGCAAGGTATCGAACTCTGGTATCCTCCACCTAAATTATGTACAGACAATGCCGCAATGGTTACCTGTCTGGCTTCCTACCGCCACGCAGCAGGTCTCTTTGATGATTTGCTCATGGATGCACACCCAAACCTCTTAAGCTAG